From the genome of Setaria viridis chromosome 1, Setaria_viridis_v4.0, whole genome shotgun sequence:
ATGGTTTTGAACCATCCCGTTGCTGCAAGGCGAGCTGAACAGCCAAATGCCATTTCGATCAGGTTCCCAGTAGAAAAATTGTTGTCTGATTGTCTCTTGTGTGCGGTTTATTAATTTTTGGCTGTTTGTACTACTGGAATGGCAACATTCAAGCTGTAGGCCTGTAGCTAAAAAGCTACACTATACATCGATTTCTGAACTGTGCAGTTTGTCTTGTACGAGTTCTCCCAGTGTTGACAGAGAAACTTGAATTAACATTTTTCGCTCACTCCTGGACTCAGGCCTTTCAGTTTGAGGCTTGGTATTAAATTTTAGACTAACGTATATATGTCTTGAAATAAAAATAGGATTCAGTTCCCTGCAAAATACGAGATTTCAAGATAATGAGTGCTACCTCTTGTTACCTTTTGATAGGCTCAGCTCCAGTTCCCTCCAGTCCTGTTATCATGAAATCCCCTTCAATGGTACTAGTTCATACCGTGACATTCAGCAAAACTTGGCAGCTTCTGCTCGTGACACTAAATGTTGTGTTGTTGCAACTGCAGAAATGAACGATCGCATATGGTTTAGCTTGGAGCTTTTAAGTCGCGGCGGAAGCAGTTAGCAACTGTTTGATGTTAAATAATGCGATCTTTCTTTAACATGTCTCCTACTATTAGCAGACTTTTAGCTACAGAATAGCTCAGGCCTCAGGGTTGACACAGAAGATCATGCCGTGTTTGTCTGTTGCTGACTGTGTTCATGGGGCGTCGCCTTGCCATGACCATGTTAACCACTCATTTTGCTGCACAGCATTTCATTTCGTTTCATAAGCATTTGAATCTTGAATTGGAGCCCCTTCACGAAATGCATCCGCGCGATGCCGACCGAGGTGAAACAGCGACGGCTCCTCGCATTTTCTCCACTCCGTCGGTCCACCGCTAGTCCCCGCGGGCCGCGGCCGCTATCCATCGTGCCAACCCATCACGCGCACACGACCATCCATCCGTTTCTTATCCACCTCATCCCACCACCGCCCACACATCTCCGGCCACGCGACGCCCTCCAGCCCCACCGCCGTGGGATCCGGCGGCCGCCCGATCCCGCCCGTCCGCTCCCCACCCCCAAacaccttcttcctctctcgTCCAGTCTCGCCCTCCCAAACCAAAGCCAGGCCAGGCCAGCCAGCCACTGCCGCCGCACTCCCCCCGAGTCCACTGCCGCCGCACGCTCCGCGACGTGATGgccgcgctccgcctcgcctccttcaccctccgcccggccgccgccgcggcgtcccactcctccggcgcggcggcgccccggTCCTCCGCATCCTTCGCCCGCGCGGCGCGGGGGCTCCCCTCGCTCCGCCTGgcaccgccccgccgccgcggggaccTCGCCAggccccgcgccgcggccgacgccgcggccgagAGCTACGCGACCGCGCTGTCCGAGGTGGCCGCCGAGAACGGCACACTGGAGCAGACGGTATCCGACCTCGAGAAGCTGGAGAAGATCTTCGCCGACGAGGCCGTCGCCGAGTTCTTCGACAACCCCACCGTGCCCCGCGAGGAGAAGACCCAGCTCATCGACGAGATCGCCAAGTCGTCCGAGCTGCAGCCCCACGTCGTCAACTTCCTCAACGTCGTCGTCGACAACTTCCGCGCGGCCATCGTGCCGCAGATCGTCGCCGAGTTCGAGAACGTCTACAACGCGCTCACGGGCACCGAGGTCGCCACCGTCACCTCCGTCGTGCAGCTCGAGTCGCAGGACCTCGCGCAGATCGCGCAGCACGTGCAGAAGATGACCGGCGCGCAGAACGTCCGCCTCAAGACGCAGCTCAACCCGGAGCTCATCGCCGGCTTCACCGTGCAGTACGGGCGCGACGGCTCCAACCTCATCGACATGAGCGTCCGGAAGCAGATTGAGGAGATCGCGTCAGAGTTCGAGTTGCCCTCCGTCCCTCTCGAAGTCTGATCGGCTTGCGGCGTCATTCCTCGCCCTTGAAGCCTAGGTCCTTTCTGTTGCttctctcccttctcttcttctgtaTCATTCTCTGATTGAATGAGTGAATAATACTACATTACTGGATTCCAGGATTCGTATTGTGTGCTTATCTTGGCTTCTTAGCATTGTTCGTAATTTGAAGATAAAGTGTATAGCTAGTTCTGTGTCGTATCCGCGAGGTTGCTAGATGTTATTTCAAATTCAGACTTCAGCGGAAAGAGTCCAAGGAAGAAACTACTTGAATTCGGTTCTAAAGTAGAGAAAGTGGTGGAAATGGTGAAAATGTCATGATTTTGTACAATGCCTTTACATACTTTATGGCGTCGATTTGTGAACTTAACTTCAGTAAACAATGCACACTTTAGGTAGGAAGAGGAAAGTCCAGAAATCAGAATGCCTAAACATGTAATTCTGATCATGTAAACCCAAATGCCCCAACTGCCTAACTCAGATCTTCCAGACTTGAACCCAACTGCTCTTGAGCTGCAGAGCTGTCGATTTGATTTTCCCAATTGCCAATCTAATTTGAAGTGGATATTCATCTTTGCAGCTGCTACTCTCTGGGAATTGTAAGAATCTAGCGGGGATGTTGGTCTTCTCCCCTCCAAAGTTCAAACCTGCAGATCAATGGTGGTTGCTCAAATACATATGAACGGTCATTCTTACCCGCgtttctttttccattttttggCGGGGAGCGTATGTAATTCTTTTTCTCCTCTTCTGTGGTTGACACTGTAATATTTTTAAAACACTCAAATATAGCTGAGTTTGCTCCTCTAGTCTCATTTACATACCCGCTGGCTGATAGAACTGAGGAACTTAGTATAGGATGCCTGTGAATAGTTGTCCACCAGGATTCCAGGAAATAAGATCATGTCGCGTTCTGCTTGCTGCCGGAAAATGCATCAGGTGTTGTTCACTCTGGTCATGTGGTGCTTGTATTCGTTCGAAACTACCGAGTTTTGTGCTGCGGGCACGCCGGCAATCCGGTTTGTCTCGTGGTTACTGTCTTCGTTGTGCTGCAACACCGAGGTAACGACGAACGCGTGCAGGAAACAGGCCAGTGATGCTTGGCTTATCTTTCCGGATGATTAGCCATTTAGCCACGGTGAGATTAAACATGGCCCAAATCCGTCAGCAATTTGAGTGGCCGGGCTGTGGAAAATGGAAATTCATTCATAAATCCTAATGCAGCAATTCCAGAAACAATTGCGAGTTTGAACGCCGGGCTGCTACGACTGCAGGCTATGGGCGACGTACTGTACCAGTTGACGAGAAAATAGCTTTCGTTAAATTGAATCCAGCAGCAAAGAGCCAAAGACAGACAGCCGGTTCAAAGAACACTGGATCAAGATACTAGTTTTTGCATTTAAAGTTTAGTTATGACTTGCACTCACCAAGGATCCGTGGCGCAATGGTAGCGCGTCTGACTCCAGATCAGAAGGTTGCGTGTTCGATTCACGTCGGGTTCAAACCCCCGGTCCAGGCGgatctcctctttttttttgcctaaTTTCCCTGTAATTCGTCCAATCTCAACCGTCCATCTACGACTAAACATCCGCATCCGCCGATCTCAGCCATCCACATTCCACGAGTCAAAACCCGCCTCCTCCCCTATCCGGCtatccccttcctctcccctgCGGCCCATGCCCAACCCAGAGGACACAGCGGCggagcccctccctccctctcctccccctcccggCGCTGCGAGCTATCGCAATTCGCCATTGCCACCAACGCATACACAGCCACAGCGCAATCCGATGAAAGACTAAACCCTACCCTTCCTTTTGATCCAACCCGATGCTTGCCTACTCGAGCACATCGAAACCATGGCTGCAGCTCCACCCGCCGTCCCCGAGCCaaggcgcgggcgccgccgctgcggccgcgCGCCTTGTGGCGCTGGCGGCCAGGAGCAAGCggcggggcgcgggcgccgcggcggcggaaggggtGGACGAGGCGGCTGAGGCGGCGGAGCTGGTGCGCTCGCTGCTGCGGAGGACGGGAGGTGGCAAGGAGCGGCTGGTGCCGGTGCTGGACCGGCACGTGCGGGTGGTCCGCACCGAGCACTGCTTCCTCCTCTTCGAGGAgctcggccgccgcgacggctgGCTCCAGTGTCTCGAGGTCAGCGCCTGAACCTGACGCGCTCCTGTCTGCCTGAGTCCCTGTATACTACTCCTGCTGGAGTCATGGTGTGGAAGCTTGAGCATTGCAAACCTTGGGTTAGGATTGGTCCGTGGGTCATGAACCGGTGTTTTGTTTCCATGTATGTGGCTAGTACTGGTTAGTTTATTTATGAAATTGATTTCAGTACTTTGATCCTCCCAGGACTGCAGTTCTCCATGACATTTAGCTGTTTAATCTTATCACAGGTGGTATTCTTTTCTATACACTTCACCAATTCTCTGTGAACGTATAATCACAAAATCATATAGCCATATCTACGCATTGATGTAGTGAAATTCCTGATCCTATTAGGCCATTTTAGCTACACCAGTGATTAACAAGAGACCAATCGTTAAATTTCAGCAAGGTGGAGATTTCTAGTTTTTTTGTTTTACTTCTAATTCCTTGTTGTCATGTTTTGCTAGGTTTTCAGATGGATGCAGAAACAAAGGTGGTATGTTGCTGACAATGGCATCTACTCCAAGTTGATATCTGTAATGGGAAGGAAAGGCCAGATACGTATGGCAATGTGGCTGTTCTCTCAGATGCGGAACAGCGGGTGCAAACCTGACACTTCTGTGTATAACTCTCTTATCGGTGCGCACCTTCATTCACGAGACAAGAGTAAGGCTTTGGCGAAAGCTCTTGGCTATTTTGAGAAGATGAAATCTATAGAGAGATGCCAACCAACGATTGTGACATACAACATCCTTTTAAGAGCTTTTGCTCAGGCTGGTGACACGAAGCAGGTAGACATCTTGTTCAAGGATCTGGATGAAAGTATAGTCTCTCCTGATATATACACTTATAATGGAGTGATTGATGCATATGGGAAGAATGGCATGATAAAAGACATGGAATCTGTGTTGCAGCGTATGAAAAGCAAGCAATGCCGTCCAGATGTGATCACATTCAATATACTCATAGATTCATATGGACGAAAGCAGACATTCGACAAAATGGAGCAGGTGTTCAAGAGCCTACTGCGATCAAAGGAGAGGCCTACCCACCCAACGTTTAATTCCATGATAACAAATTACGGGAAAGCAAGGCTCAGAGAGAAAGCGGAATCTGTGCTTGAGAAGATGGAGGAAATGGGATTCAAACCAAACTATGTGACGCAGGAATGCCTCATCATGATGTACGCACATTGCGATTGTGTCTCAAGGGCCCGGCAGATATTTGATGAGCTTGTGACCTCACAAAACAAAGTGCACCTGTCATCATTGAACGCAATGCTTGATGCCTACTGCATGAACGGTTTGCACTCGGAAGCAGATCGGCTGTTGGATACTGCACTTCAGAAAGGTGTTGTGCCCAGTGGTTCCACATACAAGCTGCTCTACAAGGCCTACACCAAGGCAAACGATACGGTACTTGTGCAGAAGTTGCTTAAGAGAATGAATAAGCAGGGGATCGTTCCGAATAAAAAGTTCTTCCTGGACGCTTTGGAAGCATTTGGCACCTCTGAGAGGAAACCCAGGACATCATCAGCCACAAATTCTGCAAGCAAGCCAAGTTCAGATTCTGCAGGCGATTCACAGACAGTTGATTCTAACAAACCAGGCGATTCAGAAACAGTTAATTCTAACAAGCCAAAGGTAAGTGTTTTGCAAGTAGCTGCTACATAGGCGGTCAGTTTGAACAAGGCTGTCAAATTGCCTGACATCAGAAAGAATCAAAGAACACATTTGATCTACACCAGAATCCGTTAATATAGTGTGCTTGGAGCTATGGTTAGTTGCTCCGATGTTCCTTTCCCTATTGATGAATGCTGAGACCTTTCGTGCCTCGGCAAAATCTGCTTTTACACACTCATTCTGTGGTTATATATCAGCGTAGGAATTTTGCTTCGAGTCGCCATTGGACATCACTAGAATTCCGGTTGTCTGTACTCTCCATTTGCTACAGGTCTCTGTCATTGCTGTTATTCTGAGCATCCCCCACGACATAAAACTGGGAATTGGAATGGCATGCATGCGCAGCACATTATTTAAGAGAATGTTCGCTTCTGATGCGAAACATGTCCATGTGAGAGATCAAACGACCGGCTTCATTATGTGTAAAAAAAACGAAACTCAAAACAGTACAAGCAACCATGCTAAATTATGAATTATGACATCAACGTGATACAGCAAAAAAAATTTACAAGTCCAGATGGCCCTCAAAATATTGAGCAATCTGACGTAAGATAAGTCTTAACAATTCCGATGCAGAATCGGCAAGTATCGAACAAAAGGTTGGTTGCGTCAGCCTCATACATTTTGAGCTCAAAACAGTTAGCTCGCCTACCACTGACGCTCCTTACAAATACCAGCTTCAGATGACTACTTCTGCCATCCCTTTTGACTGCAGCTCAAAGCTTCTCGAGAACAATGCACCAGTTGGATTTGTCATAGAACTGGTCAACAATAGCAGTGTTCTTTATGCCAGAGGCTAATCTGAAATAAAGATAGTTAATGATATGAGATATTTTTGAATCAAAAGAACCAAGGCACAGCAAAAAGAAAGTAATACATGCATATGAAGTGTGCTATGTTCCTTTTTCTCTACAATTAGCATTTGCATCTACAACCCTTTTAAGCCAAAGTGACAAGTAGTGATGTGAACTGCATAGAAGTATAAAGGTAACCTTTTGGAGAACCTCTAATAAACAAAAATTCAATACAAGATTAGAAAGTATAGCCAGCCAAAATGGCAATGTCATCAAACTGCTTTTAACAGGTGTTGTTACCCTTTTTAGCCATTCCATTTTTTTCAACTTTTGCAACAATCATATTGATATTGATTAAGACACTAGTATCACAAGTAGAATAGCAAAATAATTCAAATTAAACCATGAAAGAAATCTTCTATGAGGCGTCACTACTATGGTGTATCGGTGACAACAAATGTAGGGTGTGACTTTATGCAGGCACTTAAAAACAAAAGGGGGaacagggaaaaaaaacttcttTGTGTGAATGTAGAGAATACTCCACCTTTGAAGTTCTCCTTCAACAAAGACATGATAATAGCGATTGTAGACCACTGTGCCCTTCTTCTCATCTTTCTTTGCAAATCCATTCTcaagagcagcagcagatgCACCACCAATTTCAGCTCGGTGAAATGGTAGGTGCCACGGAACGAAGTACTCCTGCTGGTTTGTCTCCTTCTCATCAGTATCTGTATTACTACAGGCTGCAATGGTTTTATCCTCCATGGAATCGTGACATTTTTTCAATCGATCATCTGCTTGCTTCATTACACCAGCATCTTCATCAGTTTCTGCAATGCTTTCCAGAAGAGTTGCAGATTGACTGCGTACTGGAGGACTGCTCTGATCAACCCACTCTTCATTATACTTCTCACAAAGGGGAGTCCACTTGTTGAGCAATGACTTGTCTTCCTGCTCCCTAGCCCAGACTGTTATGAGCACCAGACCACCTCTCCGAACAACACGGATCAGCTCTTCTATGGCCTTCCTCCGCCTTTCATCAGTACTTAAATGATGCAGCACAGCAATTGAAATTGCTGCATCACCAAAATTATCCCTGTACGGGAGGTTGACAGCATCAGCGACCAACACCTCATGCCCTCTCCCAGCACATATCTCAATAAGAGGTGGGCTTATATCGCATCCTATGAAGAAACAATCAGGGTTAAAGCCCAAATACTTGCCATTACCACAGCCAGCATCCAGTACAACTGACCCTGGCCTCAGGGAATTCAAGAATTCTGCAACCTTGGGCCATTTAGCAAATCTTGTTGCACTGAAATGAGGAGCTATGGCATCATAGACACGATGCACGTACTTCTTCTCAATTTCTGGAGTGGATTGAACACTTGAGGAGCAACTGCGGTTTCCTTCAGCAGGCACCATGTCCT
Proteins encoded in this window:
- the LOC117838308 gene encoding ATP synthase delta chain, chloroplastic, with translation MAALRLASFTLRPAAAAASHSSGAAAPRSSASFARAARGLPSLRLAPPRRRGDLARPRAAADAAAESYATALSEVAAENGTLEQTVSDLEKLEKIFADEAVAEFFDNPTVPREEKTQLIDEIAKSSELQPHVVNFLNVVVDNFRAAIVPQIVAEFENVYNALTGTEVATVTSVVQLESQDLAQIAQHVQKMTGAQNVRLKTQLNPELIAGFTVQYGRDGSNLIDMSVRKQIEEIASEFELPSVPLEV
- the LOC117838319 gene encoding pentatricopeptide repeat-containing protein PPR5, chloroplastic, whose amino-acid sequence is MLAYSSTSKPWLQLHPPSPSQGAGAAAAAARLVALAARSKRRGAGAAAAEGVDEAAEAAELVRSLLRRTGGGKERLVPVLDRHVRVVRTEHCFLLFEELGRRDGWLQCLEVFRWMQKQRWYVADNGIYSKLISVMGRKGQIRMAMWLFSQMRNSGCKPDTSVYNSLIGAHLHSRDKSKALAKALGYFEKMKSIERCQPTIVTYNILLRAFAQAGDTKQVDILFKDLDESIVSPDIYTYNGVIDAYGKNGMIKDMESVLQRMKSKQCRPDVITFNILIDSYGRKQTFDKMEQVFKSLLRSKERPTHPTFNSMITNYGKARLREKAESVLEKMEEMGFKPNYVTQECLIMMYAHCDCVSRARQIFDELVTSQNKVHLSSLNAMLDAYCMNGLHSEADRLLDTALQKGVVPSGSTYKLLYKAYTKANDTVLVQKLLKRMNKQGIVPNKKFFLDALEAFGTSERKPRTSSATNSASKPSSDSAGDSQTVDSNKPGDSETVNSNKPKVSVLQVAAT
- the LOC117838326 gene encoding tRNA (carboxymethyluridine(34)-5-O)-methyltransferase, with the translated sequence MIQVFSGITARNLRGAIHASNLYSVSIQHKEFFCWKPTYQHISTNNSMRPNDVIEAQDMVPAEGNRSCSSSVQSTPEIEKKYVHRVYDAIAPHFSATRFAKWPKVAEFLNSLRPGSVVLDAGCGNGKYLGFNPDCFFIGCDISPPLIEICAGRGHEVLVADAVNLPYRDNFGDAAISIAVLHHLSTDERRRKAIEELIRVVRRGGLVLITVWAREQEDKSLLNKWTPLCEKYNEEWVDQSSPPVRSQSATLLESIAETDEDAGVMKQADDRLKKCHDSMEDKTIAACSNTDTDEKETNQQEYFVPWHLPFHRAEIGGASAAALENGFAKKDEKKGTVVYNRYYHVFVEGELQRLASGIKNTAIVDQFYDKSNWCIVLEKL